In Populus nigra chromosome 1, ddPopNigr1.1, whole genome shotgun sequence, one genomic interval encodes:
- the LOC133687533 gene encoding uncharacterized protein LOC133687533: MLLHQDLSFSKTLNPNFSPFPPRPKTLSLTLKPQFLCTTLSFPSQTPQLWRQDASLRRDTRSFAGRSKKEPGAPSPGRTGGYRRPKRKARIRRVNIEESPYFRLKNSNKNHPDNLTEDQLNQIGLGYDYMARFMDKDDPNLKHPYDWYRYGEYGPYSWRGVVVGEPVLGGITDECVTLYSQVKDDAEWDKIEQHEMAVDFGERLKQMNKEAGFRHFWVFVRHPKWRLNEMPWEQWTLVSEVVVEAGKQRLDKWNLMGRLGNQARKLITRCAAWFRPDIIYVKRPVFQCRFEPQDDFFRGLMPFLDPKTEKDFLFELENEDGSVQLCTYYEGLCKIVKVSQKAFVDDVVNAYEKMSDERKSECLGFLMRNHPVQLLHPYTKEWKAKLEEIELGCDAPDDDEEYGKNETEYTEWIEDDGDGDGDDQDDVVLDMEGGGVDQDDDDESISEEEDDDEEEEEEEENEQYWEKKFKKALSSSEDMENLVKWSVDRTDEIYKKQSKAMMQGEEGKGKSEADGDETALRGVRAKVSPKEWKIVGIGRWGRRIKKAKIPPGLFLRAAVRPFRYRNLVKEIVLTRHAILDGDIGGKD, translated from the coding sequence ATGTTGCTACATCAGGACCTTTCCTtctctaaaaccctaaaccctaatttCTCACCTTTTCCTCCCCGCCCCAAAACCCTAAGCCTAACCCTTAAACCCCAATTCCTCTGCACCACACTCTCATTTCCCAGCCAAACCCCCCAATTATGGCGCCAAGATGCCTCTCTCCGCCGAGACACCCGCTCCTTCGCCGGCCGGAGCAAGAAGGAACCGGGCGCTCCATCTCCTGGTCGAACCGGAGGTTACCGCAGACCGAAGCGGAAGGCACGCATTAGAAGGGTAAATATAGAGGAATCCCCTTACTTCCGGCTGAAAAACTCCAACAAAAACCACCCAGATAACTTGACAGAGGACCAATTGAACCAAATTGGTCTCGGGTACGATTACATGGCTCGGTTCATGGACAAAGATGACCCAAATTTAAAACACCCGTATGATTGGTACCGATATGGAGAGTACGGGCCTTATTCATGGCGAGGTGTGGTTGTTGGTGAACCAGTGCTAGGAGGGATTACTGATGAGTGTGTGACATTATATAGTCAAGTGAAAGATGATGCAGAGTGGGACAAAATTGAGCAACATGAAATGGCTGTTGATTTTGGAGAGAGGTTGAAACAAATGAATAAAGAAGCTGGGTTTCGgcatttttgggtttttgttagACATCCGAAATGGAGGTTAAATGAAATGCCATGGGAGCAGTGGACACTGGTGAGTGAAGTTGTGGTGGAAGCCGGGAAACAGCGGTTGGATAAGTGGAATTTGATGGGGAGGTTAGGGAATCAAGCAAGGAAGTTGATAACACGGTGTGCTGCTTGGTTTAGGCCggatattatttatgttaagaGGCCAGTTTTTCAGTGTAGGTTTGAGCctcaagatgatttttttagggGCTTAATGCCGTTTTTGGATCCGAAAACAGAAAAGGATTTTTTGTTTGAGTTGGAGAATGAGGATGGGAGCGTGCAGTTGTGTACGTATTATGAAGGGTTGTGTAAGATTGTGAAGGTGAGTCAGAAGGCGTTTGTGGATGATGTGGTGAATGCGTATGAGAAGATGAGTGATGAGAGGAAATCAGAGTGTTTGGGGTTCTTGATGAGGAATCATCCGGTGCAGTTGTTGCATCCGTATACGAAGGAGTGGAAGGCTAAGTTGGAGGAAATTGAGTTGGGTTGTGATGCACCAGATGACGATGAAGAGTATGGTAAGAATGAAACTGAGTACACTGAGTGGATTGaggatgatggtgatggtgatggtgatgatcaAGATGACGTGGTTCTGGACATGGAAGGAGGTGGAGTTGAtcaggatgatgatgatgaatcaataagtgaagaagaagatgatgatgaagaagaagaagaagaagaagagaacgaGCAGTATTGGGAGAAGAAGTTTAAGAAGGCATTGAGTAGTTCTGAAGACATGGAGAATCTTGTGAAATGGAGTGTAGATAGAACTGATGAGATATATAAGAAGCAGTCTAAGGCCATGATGCAAGGGGAAGAAGGGAAGGGGAAGAGTGAAGCGGATGGAGATGAAACTGCATTGAGAGGTGTTCGAGCTAAAGTCAGTCCAAAAGAATGGAAGATTGTGGGGATTGGTAGATGGGGAAGGAGGATCAAGAAGGCTAAAATACCTCCGGGTTTGTTTCTGAGAGCAGCAGTGAGACCTTTTAGATATAGGAATCTAGTCAAGGAGATTGTTTTGACAAGGCATGCAATCTTGGATGGTGATATCGGTGGGAAGGATTGA